Proteins found in one Fulvitalea axinellae genomic segment:
- a CDS encoding sugar nucleotidyltransferase — MNIVVPMAGMGKRMRPHTLTVPKPLVPIAGKPIVQRLVEDVAKVCDEKIEKVGFVIGRNFGAEVEAGLIKIAESIGAEGHIYYQDEALGTAHAIHCAKELLEGNVIVAFADTLFKADFKLDADKDGIIWVQKVEDPSAFGVVQLDAEGRIVEFVEKPQTFVSDLAIIGIYYFKQAERLRDETQKLIDNNIMDSGEYQLTRVLESMKQDGVGFYPGEVQEWLDCGNKNATVNTNKRYLEYIRNEEHLVDESVRMINSVIIPPCYVAKGAHITNSVIGPYVSVGKDTTISDSRIANSIIQGESDISKANITDSMFGNHATYHGKARNLSIGDYNLIEE, encoded by the coding sequence ATGAACATCGTTGTTCCAATGGCGGGAATGGGGAAAAGAATGCGCCCCCATACCCTCACGGTACCGAAACCTTTGGTGCCGATCGCAGGTAAACCTATTGTACAGAGGCTGGTCGAAGACGTAGCCAAAGTCTGCGATGAGAAAATCGAAAAAGTTGGCTTTGTAATCGGAAGAAATTTCGGAGCCGAGGTTGAGGCAGGCTTGATCAAGATAGCCGAATCAATCGGAGCGGAAGGCCATATCTATTATCAGGACGAAGCTTTGGGAACGGCACACGCTATCCATTGCGCCAAAGAGCTTCTCGAAGGCAACGTAATCGTAGCCTTTGCCGATACCCTTTTCAAAGCCGACTTTAAGCTTGACGCCGACAAGGACGGAATTATTTGGGTACAAAAAGTAGAAGATCCTTCGGCTTTCGGCGTTGTACAGCTGGATGCTGAGGGCCGTATCGTGGAGTTTGTCGAAAAACCGCAGACTTTCGTTTCGGATTTGGCGATCATCGGTATTTACTACTTCAAGCAAGCCGAGCGCCTTCGTGACGAGACCCAGAAGCTGATCGACAACAACATTATGGACAGTGGCGAATACCAGTTGACCAGAGTGTTGGAGAGCATGAAACAGGACGGTGTCGGGTTTTATCCGGGAGAAGTGCAGGAATGGCTCGACTGTGGCAATAAAAATGCTACCGTTAATACAAACAAGAGGTATCTGGAATATATCAGAAACGAGGAACACCTTGTGGACGAATCTGTTCGAATGATAAACTCTGTTATTATTCCTCCTTGCTACGTGGCCAAAGGGGCGCATATCACAAATAGTGTTATCGGCCCTTACGTTTCGGTGGGGAAAGACACCACCATTAGCGATTCGCGTATCGCGAACTCCATTATCCAAGGGGAAAGCGATATCAGCAAGGCTAACATCACCGATTCAATGTTCGGCAACCACGCCACATACCATGGCAAGGCCCGTAACCTGAGTATCGGTGACTATAATTTGATCGAAGAATAA
- a CDS encoding tetratricopeptide repeat protein, which translates to MRLSFGKIVLGVVAMALLSVGDAEAQRGKRKKKDNRYGTHAPKELEASGLDAEYYFSEGQKFYILEDFGKAEDFFERSLEIEPNNAAAKYRLAQIAASKGEMVRAERLAKETIRLDSLNKYYYVTLANIYAKEEKPDLSALVYERLVNTVPGTDEYYYELAAIRTYQQKWDKALEAYAKIEEVYGPSEGVTRQIQKLYLRKNDLDGAIEAGKRLIERNPSSEGAVLNVVGILMANGKNKEALPYLESLLKQVPDSPKAALMLADIESREGNFDSADSLIRSSLNSERMSAQDKVNFLAQKMPLWASSDSGKEQASSYLTLLLEKHPDEASTWGLAGDWENSVGDKDKALKNYTEALEWDKNNFPVWQNVVSLQLEKNQLDNAIESSEEALTYFPNQAIMYYFNGTAYLIKKSYKRAASAFKQGIKLSEGNKALSAVLWGQLGDAYNGTEEHEKSDNAYDEALKLDPESEHVLNNYSYFLSLRKKNLEKALKMSGQLVERFPDNVTYLDTHAWVLYQMKDYDKALVLLKKAVEKEPSGVIVEHYGDALYRKGRIDEARKQWKKAKELGDTSDLLDKKIADGKIYE; encoded by the coding sequence ATGAGATTGTCTTTTGGTAAGATAGTACTGGGTGTGGTCGCTATGGCCTTATTGTCTGTAGGCGACGCTGAGGCGCAACGCGGTAAACGGAAGAAAAAAGATAACCGTTACGGCACCCATGCGCCCAAAGAGCTGGAGGCTTCCGGCTTGGACGCCGAGTACTATTTTTCCGAAGGGCAAAAGTTCTATATCCTTGAAGACTTTGGCAAAGCGGAAGACTTCTTCGAGCGATCGCTTGAAATAGAACCGAACAACGCGGCAGCTAAATATCGTTTGGCTCAGATCGCCGCGTCGAAAGGCGAGATGGTACGGGCCGAACGTTTGGCCAAAGAAACGATCCGTCTGGATTCGCTGAACAAATACTACTACGTTACTTTGGCGAATATATACGCCAAGGAAGAAAAGCCGGATTTGTCCGCTTTGGTTTACGAACGGTTGGTAAATACGGTGCCGGGAACAGATGAGTATTACTACGAACTGGCCGCCATCAGAACTTACCAACAGAAATGGGACAAAGCTTTGGAGGCTTACGCCAAAATCGAAGAGGTTTATGGTCCTAGCGAAGGAGTGACAAGGCAGATTCAGAAGCTTTATCTTCGGAAAAACGATCTGGACGGTGCCATTGAGGCTGGTAAGAGGTTGATAGAAAGAAATCCGTCGAGCGAAGGTGCCGTATTGAATGTCGTGGGAATATTGATGGCAAACGGCAAAAACAAGGAGGCTTTGCCGTATTTGGAGAGTTTGCTGAAACAAGTTCCCGATTCGCCAAAGGCTGCGCTTATGTTGGCCGATATCGAAAGCCGTGAAGGTAATTTTGACTCCGCAGACAGTCTGATCCGCTCTTCTTTGAATAGCGAGAGAATGTCGGCGCAGGACAAAGTGAATTTCTTGGCCCAAAAGATGCCCTTGTGGGCTTCTTCGGATTCGGGAAAGGAACAGGCGTCATCGTACCTGACCTTGTTGCTCGAAAAGCATCCGGATGAGGCTTCAACTTGGGGACTCGCTGGTGATTGGGAAAATTCTGTAGGCGATAAGGACAAAGCCCTGAAAAATTACACGGAAGCCCTTGAGTGGGATAAAAACAACTTCCCTGTTTGGCAGAATGTGGTTTCTCTTCAACTGGAGAAAAACCAGCTCGATAATGCCATTGAGTCGTCGGAAGAGGCGTTGACGTATTTTCCGAACCAAGCCATTATGTATTACTTCAACGGAACGGCTTATTTGATCAAGAAGTCATATAAGCGCGCCGCCAGTGCGTTTAAGCAGGGCATTAAGCTTTCTGAAGGTAATAAGGCTTTGAGCGCCGTACTTTGGGGGCAATTGGGAGACGCGTATAACGGGACTGAAGAGCACGAAAAGTCGGACAACGCTTATGACGAGGCGCTGAAGCTTGACCCGGAAAGCGAGCACGTTCTGAATAACTACAGTTACTTTTTGTCTTTGAGAAAAAAGAACCTTGAGAAGGCTCTTAAAATGTCGGGTCAGCTTGTAGAACGTTTTCCAGACAATGTCACCTATCTTGATACGCACGCTTGGGTGCTGTACCAGATGAAGGATTACGACAAGGCTTTGGTTTTGCTGAAAAAGGCTGTGGAAAAAGAGCCTTCGGGAGTGATAGTGGAACATTACGGCGATGCGCTGTACCGCAAAGGTAGAATAGACGAGGCGCGCAAGCAGTGGAAAAAGGCCAAAGAGCTCGGCGATACGTCGGACTTGTTAGATAAGAAAATCGCGGATGGAAAAATTTATGAATAG
- a CDS encoding DUF4292 domain-containing protein, whose product MNSRKLVYGLMAVMLFLTSCKKTLFNFNFLDKESITVNNLDFDYLEMKSKIRFHDGKKLQKASAHMRLRKDSIIWISITPYGIEAARAMFTQDSLVFMDKINKTYFVQHYDELSDKLKVDVDFKLLQGLLVGNTPFPPEKKRRIVRNDENFEILQRASGLDITNVINPTSLKAEKIVVKQRSTGSTLSAEYGDFRFIDKKPKKKRVTYFPFDNSIDMIYYVKDKEVVSTRVLIECTKVQKADKLRFPFKITKKYDRIQK is encoded by the coding sequence ATGAATAGCAGAAAGTTGGTATACGGTCTTATGGCCGTAATGCTTTTTTTGACTTCGTGTAAGAAGACGCTTTTCAACTTTAACTTTCTGGACAAGGAATCGATTACCGTTAACAATCTGGATTTTGATTATTTGGAGATGAAATCCAAAATCCGGTTTCATGACGGTAAAAAACTGCAAAAAGCCTCGGCGCATATGCGCTTGCGCAAAGATTCCATAATTTGGATTTCGATAACGCCGTACGGCATCGAAGCCGCGCGCGCAATGTTTACGCAAGACTCGCTGGTTTTTATGGATAAAATCAACAAGACGTATTTTGTCCAGCATTATGACGAGTTGAGCGATAAGTTGAAAGTGGATGTTGATTTCAAGTTGTTGCAAGGTTTGTTAGTGGGCAATACTCCATTTCCTCCGGAAAAAAAGCGTAGGATTGTCCGCAACGACGAGAATTTCGAGATCCTTCAGCGGGCATCGGGATTGGATATAACCAATGTGATAAACCCTACCTCGCTAAAGGCGGAGAAAATCGTGGTGAAGCAACGCTCCACGGGTAGCACGCTTTCGGCCGAATACGGCGATTTCCGTTTCATCGACAAAAAACCGAAAAAGAAACGTGTGACTTATTTTCCCTTTGACAATTCGATCGATATGATCTATTATGTGAAAGACAAGGAAGTGGTGAGCACAAGGGTGCTGATCGAATGCACAAAGGTGCAGAAGGCGGACAAACTTCGTTTTCCGTTTAAAATCACCAAAAAATATGACCGCATCCAGAAATAA
- a CDS encoding murein hydrolase activator EnvC family protein, translating into MTASRNKAGYVRYFFVFFLLVVSQTYAQRRSDLERQKSRINRRIKEASAILKETESQKRISMGQLTALNRKVEAHGELVAFLRKEMRVLSGEIESKQQVIVALENDLQNLKQEYAGMVYSTQKSAGRNQRLAFLFSAESFRDFFIRVDYLKQYAEARNKQIEAISAVKQDLEGQRMEVKQTLEEKTVLFAKEEQERKSLVALRLKQKGLLQKLSRKEKDLKKDLKKYKRDKNKLERLIAEVVRKEVARAKKAKVSKKNATVAVVGKDFSGLRKRLPWPVKSGFLSSRFGKHPHPVLKNIVVRNQGVDIQTSGDEEVRSVHSGVVKSIAMVPGAMKNVVIIQHGDYFTVYAKLKEVRVKSGDRVNGNQTIGVVSTDKTGKSEVQFQVWNNQKNLNPEDWLRRR; encoded by the coding sequence ATGACCGCATCCAGAAATAAGGCCGGCTACGTCCGGTACTTTTTTGTTTTTTTTCTTCTGGTCGTTTCGCAAACGTATGCGCAACGGCGTTCGGATTTGGAACGCCAAAAGTCCAGAATCAACCGAAGAATTAAGGAAGCCAGTGCTATTCTGAAGGAAACGGAATCGCAGAAAAGGATTTCTATGGGCCAGTTGACGGCCCTAAACCGAAAGGTGGAAGCCCATGGCGAACTTGTAGCTTTCTTGCGGAAGGAAATGCGTGTGCTTAGTGGCGAGATAGAATCGAAGCAACAAGTGATTGTGGCTTTGGAAAACGACCTGCAAAACCTAAAGCAGGAGTATGCGGGAATGGTGTATTCCACGCAAAAATCCGCAGGGCGAAACCAGCGTTTGGCATTCCTGTTTTCGGCTGAGTCTTTCCGGGATTTTTTTATCAGAGTTGATTATCTTAAGCAATATGCGGAAGCCAGGAACAAGCAAATCGAGGCGATATCGGCGGTAAAGCAGGATCTGGAAGGGCAACGAATGGAAGTCAAGCAGACTTTGGAAGAGAAAACCGTACTGTTTGCCAAAGAGGAGCAGGAGCGGAAAAGTTTGGTGGCTTTGAGGCTGAAGCAGAAAGGCTTGTTGCAGAAACTTTCCAGAAAAGAGAAAGACCTCAAGAAAGACCTCAAGAAATATAAGCGGGATAAGAACAAGCTCGAGCGCCTGATAGCCGAAGTGGTGCGGAAAGAGGTGGCGAGAGCCAAGAAAGCCAAAGTATCGAAGAAAAACGCAACTGTGGCTGTTGTGGGAAAAGATTTTTCAGGCTTGAGAAAGAGACTGCCCTGGCCGGTGAAAAGCGGGTTTTTATCTTCCAGGTTTGGCAAGCATCCGCACCCGGTATTGAAAAATATTGTTGTCAGAAACCAAGGCGTTGACATCCAGACTTCGGGCGATGAAGAAGTGCGGTCCGTGCATTCGGGCGTTGTGAAAAGCATTGCCATGGTACCCGGCGCTATGAAAAACGTCGTGATAATCCAGCATGGCGATTATTTCACCGTTTACGCCAAGCTGAAGGAAGTGCGGGTGAAAAGTGGAGACCGTGTCAACGGAAACCAAACCATTGGGGTGGTAAGCACTGATAAGACAGGCAAAAGCGAAGTCCAATTCCAGGTTTGGAACAACCAGAAAAACCTGAATCCGGAAGATTGGCTCAGGCGCCGTTAA